DNA sequence from the Planctomycetia bacterium genome:
ATTCACGATCGACCGCCACGTGAGCGGATTGCGCGGATCGGCAATCCACTCGGCCAACGCCACGCGGCGCGGGCCCTCGTTCTCAGCGCTCGATACGTCAAATTGCGCAGTCAGTTCGGTCACGCAACTCAACGCGCCCGGGGGCGCTATTTCGAGCGGCGACGCTTCGCTGCCGCGGGCCAGCACGTGAATCGCACGCGGCTTCCCTTGCGTCGGATGGAAATTTCCCTGTGGTTCGAAGTCCGTCGCCGCGGCGAAAACGATTCCGCTTGCTCCGTCGGCCTTCGACTCCAACGGATATGGCCGATCCGCGCGGTCCACGCCGGCGAACACTGCCTGCAGCGCGTAATAGTCTGCCTGCGGGATGGGATCGAACTTGTGATTGTGGCAACGCGCGCACTGGACCGTCGTGCTGACGAACGTGTTCATCGCCGTGGCGACCATGTCGTCGCGATCGAGATTTCGCGTGATCTTCTTGTCGATGATGTCTTCGCCAACCTCGATCTGCCCCACGAAATCAAACGGTCCGGCGGCGATGAACCCCGTGGCGACGACGCCGTCGCGCGTATTCGGATACATCACGTCGCCGGCCAACTGCTCGCGCACAAACTGCGCGTAAGGTTTGTCTTCGTTGAACGCCCGGATGACATAGTCACGATACGGCCAGGCATTGGGCCGCGTCTTGTCCTTGTCGTAGCCGTGCGTATCGCCGTAGTGAACCACGTCCAGCCAATGCCTGGCCCAGCGCTCGCCGTAGTGCGGCGACTCCAACATCCGATCGACCAGCCGCTCGTACGCGTCGGGTGCCGGATCGGCGACGAACGCCGTGACCTCCTCCGGCGACGGCGGCAGGCCGAGCAAGTCATAGCTCAGCCGGCGAATCAAGGCCCGGCGATCCGCTTCCGCCGAGGGACGCAAGCCAAGCTCGCGCTGCTTGGCCCAGACAAATGCATCGATCGGCGTGCGCACCCACGCCGGATCGGCCGCTGGCACGGGCGGGCGGACGGGCGGCGACGTCGACCACCATTTCGAACCGGCAAATCGCTGGTCTGTCAGCCGCACATCGTCCGGCCAGAGTGCGCCGTTGCGAATCCAGCCGCGGAGCGCCTCCACCTCATCCGGCAACAGCGGTTCCCCCTGCTTGGGCATCAGCGGCTTGTCTCCAGTGACGTAGCCGATCAAAACGCTGCCGTCGACTTCTCCCGGCACGACGGCCGGGCCGCTATCGCCTCCGGTCCGCAGGCCGCTGGCGGAGGTTAAGTCCAATCCCCCCTTCGCGTCCGGCGACTGATGGCAGCTTACGCAGCGGCGCTCGAACACTTGGCGCACGGAATCGGGCAATTCACCCTCGCCACGCGCAGGCGCGGCGAAGCAGACGATGCCAACAGCGGTGAGCCAACGGGCGAACAAGGCGGATCACACGGCGAGAACAGGACGGCGGCCAATGGAAGGCGGGATCCTCATTGTAATTGAGCGCGACACCCGTTCGCCATATGCCCAAGAATTCGCGAGTCAGAGCCCGAACGAGGGCGTCGCAAAGTCGCCCGCCAACTTCCCGCAAGTCTTACGACCGTTTCTACCGATACCGTTTACTGTCACCGGTTGTGAGTCGTCATCACGACGGGCTCACAGAAAAAAGGGGGGCCTTTTTTCACTTTGCCGGCCTGAACACCAAAGATTCTTGGTAGGTCGGCTTGGCCGAATTCACCGTGACGCTTCGATTCGGTCATCGCACGTTCCGGAACGCCTTCCGGTACAGCCGTTTTGCCCAGCAGGTTCGGGGGAACCCTTGGAGCGCCGCTTCGTTCGGCACCCTGTCGTCAACTCAACTTTGACGCGGCGCGTCTGAAGGAGATTCCCAGGAGGGCACGGTCCGGTGCGGTCCAGCGAAAGCTGTGGCCCGCCGGGCCGTTTTTTTTCCACCCGGCCGGTAAAAGCGAACACCCGCGCCGGGATGTGTTCCGCGGCACGGGTGTTTGAGTTTCTGGATCAATCGAACATCCGGCACGATCTACCAGCGGCCGTGGCCATGTCCGCCATGCCCGCCATGGCCGTGACCGTGATGATGGTGGTGATACACCGGCGGCGGCAGGCAGTACGACGGCGGTGCGCCGTAAGGCGTGGCGTAAACCTGCACGCTGGGCCGGTAGTTCAGCCCCACGAACCCGCGGCCGCGATACGCGCCGTAGCCCGGAGCGCCGTACCCGTAACCTCCATAGCCACCGCCATAGCTGCTGGCGCCGAAGCTGGCCTGCGGGCCGTTGACATAGAACCCCCAGTTTTGCGCCGAGCTTGGCGAAGCCGCGGCCAGGACCGCCATCAGCACCACGGGAACGGCGACGAATCGGACCAAGCGTTTCATGACCTTGTTGCTCCTCGACACAAGTTTTCTTCCAGCGGCGTGAATTGCCTGACGCACATCCGGTGCGGCCGGCGCCTCGTAACGGGCTGTCCCACCCCACTAAAGCTGACTCACGCTCACTGGCGGATAGACGATGTTGGATCTTGAATGCAAGTGCAATGCCAATCGAAGCTGGAGTGGGCGAAGTCGGAATCAAGCCCAGATTTTGGCCGATTTTCACTCAAGTCCGCGAAGCTGACTCAATTAAGACGGCGAATTCGCGCCGCAAAACAGCGACAGGCGTTATCACTCTGAGCACACCGGGTGGGTGAAATCGTCGATCGGTTCAGGTATGCTTTCTAGGCAACTTGGACTTGATGGCGTGCCCCCTGAATTGCGAGGCGTGAAATGCGGCGATCGATGCTTGCGGCGGTTCTGATTGGCTTGGCGATTTCCTCGGCCGATGGCGCCGAATGGAAGCCGGCGAAGGGACCGCTGATGACCCGTTGGGCGGCGGACGTGTCGCCAGCTAAGGTACTTCCGGAGTATCCGCGCCCCACGCTTGTGCGCGACGCCTGGAAAAACCTGAACGGCCTCTGGGAGTACGCCGTTACGGACATCAAGTCGGCCCAAGTCCCCGCGAAGTTCGAAGGGGAAATTCTGGTCCCGTTTCCGATTGAGTCGGCCCTGTCAGGCGTGATGCGCCGCGTCAGCGATCAAGAGCGACTCTGGTATCGCCGGTCGTTCGATGTGCCGAGCGATTGGCGTCAGGGACGGGTGCTGTTGCACTTCGGCGCCGTCGATTGGGAGACCACAGTCAATGTAAACGGCAAAGCGCTGGAAACGCACCGCGGCGGCTTCGACAACTTTTCCTTCGACATCACCGACGCCCTCGTCGGGGGCGCCGAGCAGGAACTAGTCGTCAGCGTGACCGATCCCACCAGTTCGGGCACGCAACCGCGCGGCAAGCAAGTCAATAACCCGGAAAGCATCTACTACACGCCGACCACGGGCATCTGGCAGACCGTTTGGCTGGAACCCGTCGCGGTGACCTCGATCGCCGCATTGCGAATCACGCCGAATGTCGACACAAAGTCCGTCAAAATTGAGCCGGTGATCGCCGGCGACGCCAACGGCGTGCCTCTGATTGTCACCGCGCACGACGGCGACACCGAGGTGGCTGGCGGCTACGCCCCCGCGGGCGAGACGATCGACCTCACCTTCGACCAGCCGAAACTTTGGTCACCGGACTCGCCGCATCTCTACAACCTGCGCGTGCGGTTGGAACGCGATGGCAAGACCATTGATTCCGCCACCAGTTACTGCGCACTGCGCAAGATTGAGCTCATCAAGGACGCGGCCGGGGTGAATCGCATTGCGCTCAACGGCGAGCAGATCTTTCAGGTCGGCCCGTTGGATCAAGGCTTCTGGCCGGACGGGCTGTTCACCGCGCCGACCGACGAGGCCCTGAAATTCGATCTCGACGAGACAATCCGACTCGGTTTCAACATGACGCGCAAGCACGTCAAGGTCGAGCCGGAACGCTGGTACTACTGGTGCGACAAGTTGGGCCTGCTGGTCTGGCAAGATATGCCGAGCGGCGACCAGGCGATCGGCCCCAATGGTGGCGAGATCACGCGCACAAAGGCATCGGCCGCCCAATACGAGCTCGAGCTCGCCGAGATGCTCCGCGAGCGGCACAATCACCCGTCGATTATCACCTGGGTCGTTTTCAACGAAGGCTGGGGACAATTCGACACGGTGCGCGTCACCAACGAAACCAAGCAGCGCGATCCTTCGCGGCTCGTCGACTGCGCCAGCGGCTGGAACGATTTCCCGGCCGGCGACCTGGTTGATGTTCACGTCTATCCCGGTCCCGGCGCGCCGCCGTTGGATGAAAAGCGCGCTACCGTGCTCGGCGAATTCGGCGGCCTAGGTCTCGGCGTGGACGGTCATACATGGACCGACAAGACTTGGGGCTATCGCGGCGCCGCCAGCCAGGACGATCTGACGGTGCGCTACGAAACGATGCTCCGCGCCAGTTGGAAATTGCTCCGCGACTCAGGTTTGAACGCCGTGGTCTACACGCAGATTACCGACGTCGAAACCGAGGCCAACGGGCTCTATACCTACGATCGCGCGGTGCTCAAGGTCAACGCCGACCGCATCCGCGCGGCAAATCTCGGCCAATTGCCGGACCTCGTCGATCTGGTTAAGAGTTCCCAGCAAGAGGAGCACATCTGGCGCTACACGTTCACGAAGCCGGCCGAGGATTGGTTCGCCGAGAAGTTCAACGACAAAACCTGGCAACAAGGCCCCGCCGGGTTCGGCACAGAAGGCACTCCCGGCGCCGCAGTCCGCACGACGTGGAGCGGAGAATCGATCTGGTTGCGCCGCGAAGTCGAACTCGACGCCGCGCCGACGAACCAGGTATTCCTCTATGTTCACCATGACGAAGACTGCGAAGTCTATCTCAACGGCATCCTGGCCGCGAAACTCGACGGCTACTCAGTCGACTACGAAGCCGTGCCGATCTCCCCGGAAGCCCAGGCAACACTCCGCGCCGGCCAGAACACCATCGCGGTCCACTGCAGCCAAACCGGCGGCGGGCAGTACATCGACGTTGGGTTGTTGGAGTCGGAACCACAGAAATAATTGTTCACGGATATTCATCGATGCCCCTCGAAATCCTCACGCTCACCAACGCCGGCGCCAGCGCCCAAATCCTCCCCGAGTTCGGCCTCAACTGTTTCTCGTGGCGGCCAGTCGTCAACGGCGCTACGTTCGACGCGCTTTGGGCCGTGCCGGAGTTCGCGTCCGGCGAGGGGAAACCGTCGCACTCCGGCATTCCGATTCTCTTTCCTTTTCCGGGACGCATTCGCGACAGCGCGTACGAGTTCGGCGGGAAGCGGTACACGCTCACCGCGTCGGGCATGAACTCCGGGAACGCCATTCACGGCTTCGTGATGAATCGCCCGTGGGAAGTCGTCGACCAGAACGCGTCGCGCGTCGTGGCGCGGTTTCACGCCAGCAAAGTCGAACCCAAGATTCTCGAAGAATGGCCGGCCGATTTCGAACTGACGGCCGAATACGCGCTGACTGCCTCGACGCTGTCGTTCACTCTGACGGTGCGCAACCCGGATACACGGCCGCTGCCTTGGGGCCTTGGCTTGCATCCGTACTTTCGCGTGCCGCTCGGGTCCAGCGGCGCGGCGGCCGATTGCCAGTTGGAAGTGCCCGCCAGTAAACGCTGGGAATTGGTCAGCGTGCTGCCGACCGGCAAGCAGTTCGATGTTTCCGGTGCATTCGACTTGCGCACTGCCCGAGCCATCACCGACCAGGGTTACGACGACGTCTATGGTGGACTACAAGCTGACGGCCAACAACACGCCTGCGCCGTGATCGATCCCGCGAACGGGCGGCGGATCAACATCACTTTCGGCCCCGAATACCGCACCGTCGTGGTCTGCACGCCGCCGCACCGCGAGGCGGTTTGCATTGAGCCGTATACCTGCGTGCCGGACTTGTTCTGGCTCAACGAACAAGGCCACGACGTTGGCCTGCAGGTTCTCGCGCCTGGG
Encoded proteins:
- a CDS encoding PSD1 and planctomycete cytochrome C domain-containing protein produces the protein MFARWLTAVGIVCFAAPARGEGELPDSVRQVFERRCVSCHQSPDAKGGLDLTSASGLRTGGDSGPAVVPGEVDGSVLIGYVTGDKPLMPKQGEPLLPDEVEALRGWIRNGALWPDDVRLTDQRFAGSKWWSTSPPVRPPVPAADPAWVRTPIDAFVWAKQRELGLRPSAEADRRALIRRLSYDLLGLPPSPEEVTAFVADPAPDAYERLVDRMLESPHYGERWARHWLDVVHYGDTHGYDKDKTRPNAWPYRDYVIRAFNEDKPYAQFVREQLAGDVMYPNTRDGVVATGFIAAGPFDFVGQIEVGEDIIDKKITRNLDRDDMVATAMNTFVSTTVQCARCHNHKFDPIPQADYYALQAVFAGVDRADRPYPLESKADGASGIVFAAATDFEPQGNFHPTQGKPRAIHVLARGSEASPLEIAPPGALSCVTELTAQFDVSSAENEGPRRVALAEWIADPRNPLTWRSIVNRVWLYHFGRGLVDTPNDFGRMGAQPTHPELLDWLAVEFRDGGQSLKALHRLIVTSAVYRQASAHDEACAAIDAGNQYLWRMNRRRLEAEAVYDAALVVAGKLDPTMYGPGFQAFAFRDDHSPEYKYQEHDPDDPKSHRRSIYRFIVRSVPDPFMETLDCADPSLIVEKRNETLTPLQVLAQLNNKFMVRMAEHFAQRASQRSPDLNEQLRYAFQLAIGREPDATELSELTKYAERHGLANACRAILNLNEFMFVD
- a CDS encoding glycoside hydrolase family 2 TIM barrel-domain containing protein, encoding MRRSMLAAVLIGLAISSADGAEWKPAKGPLMTRWAADVSPAKVLPEYPRPTLVRDAWKNLNGLWEYAVTDIKSAQVPAKFEGEILVPFPIESALSGVMRRVSDQERLWYRRSFDVPSDWRQGRVLLHFGAVDWETTVNVNGKALETHRGGFDNFSFDITDALVGGAEQELVVSVTDPTSSGTQPRGKQVNNPESIYYTPTTGIWQTVWLEPVAVTSIAALRITPNVDTKSVKIEPVIAGDANGVPLIVTAHDGDTEVAGGYAPAGETIDLTFDQPKLWSPDSPHLYNLRVRLERDGKTIDSATSYCALRKIELIKDAAGVNRIALNGEQIFQVGPLDQGFWPDGLFTAPTDEALKFDLDETIRLGFNMTRKHVKVEPERWYYWCDKLGLLVWQDMPSGDQAIGPNGGEITRTKASAAQYELELAEMLRERHNHPSIITWVVFNEGWGQFDTVRVTNETKQRDPSRLVDCASGWNDFPAGDLVDVHVYPGPGAPPLDEKRATVLGEFGGLGLGVDGHTWTDKTWGYRGAASQDDLTVRYETMLRASWKLLRDSGLNAVVYTQITDVETEANGLYTYDRAVLKVNADRIRAANLGQLPDLVDLVKSSQQEEHIWRYTFTKPAEDWFAEKFNDKTWQQGPAGFGTEGTPGAAVRTTWSGESIWLRREVELDAAPTNQVFLYVHHDEDCEVYLNGILAAKLDGYSVDYEAVPISPEAQATLRAGQNTIAVHCSQTGGGQYIDVGLLESEPQK
- a CDS encoding aldose 1-epimerase, whose amino-acid sequence is MPLEILTLTNAGASAQILPEFGLNCFSWRPVVNGATFDALWAVPEFASGEGKPSHSGIPILFPFPGRIRDSAYEFGGKRYTLTASGMNSGNAIHGFVMNRPWEVVDQNASRVVARFHASKVEPKILEEWPADFELTAEYALTASTLSFTLTVRNPDTRPLPWGLGLHPYFRVPLGSSGAAADCQLEVPASKRWELVSVLPTGKQFDVSGAFDLRTARAITDQGYDDVYGGLQADGQQHACAVIDPANGRRINITFGPEYRTVVVCTPPHREAVCIEPYTCVPDLFWLNEQGHDVGLQVLAPGASFTTRVEFSAQWALGEAASTSPTRKRGGVDVGLE